Proteins from one Neodiprion fabricii isolate iyNeoFabr1 chromosome 5, iyNeoFabr1.1, whole genome shotgun sequence genomic window:
- the LOC124183998 gene encoding metabotropic glutamate receptor codes for MQPFRGTSLAWLALMIVNVVTATRKNEREAVLIPGDIVLGGLFPVHEKGGSSCGPKIYNRGVQRLEAMLFAVDQINKQHEILPGIALGVHILDTCSRDTYALNQSLHFVRASLSNQDISVLECADRSTPRVRKSANAGPVYGVIGGSYSSVSLQVANLLRLFHIPQISPASTANALSDKTRFDYFARTVPPDTFQSMALVDVVKSVNWSYVSTIYSEGSYGEYGIEMFTRQANDRNVCIAAAEKVPSAADDKVFDNIIAKLLKKPNARAVLLFTRAEDARRILEAARRSNLTQPFQWIASDGWGKQIKLVEGLEDVAEGAITVELQSENLPGFDDYMASLTPETNRRNPWFGEYWEDAFACTLQKNVPLVTNHTINVCSSRFQLTPAYGYEQESKVQFVVDAVYAFAYALHNLQSDLCGRNVGLCPAMVNFDRGVFYRSYLLNVSFTDAAGSEVKFDEHGDGLPRYDILNFRKVDPNGTNGYYYRVVGKWYNKSLNISTDDLVWSKGATEIPISACSLPCAAGMIKKQQGDTCCWVCDQCESYEYVFDEKTCKECEENHWPHPDKKGCYELPITYVKWSSAFAIVPAVISCLGITATLAVGGLLFRHRDTPVVRASGRELTGILLAGVLVCYLNTFVLLAKTTTVTCVLQRFGVGVSFSAVYGALLTKTNRIARIFDSASRSARRPRYISPTSQVCIATALIAFQVVITLVWMIVEPPGTKKFQPDRTQVIIRCNIQHMSFLFSQLYNALLIVISTIYAVKTRKIPENFNESKFIGFTMYTTCIIWLAFVPIYFGTENSHETQITTLCIAISLSASVALVCLYSPKVYIIIFQPDKNIRGKVTMSGSTFKKQGSSAGASSVTKCTACDGPSENVPLQPAINATAQTSVGTPQTPTRTVLAFKPVNEEAVAQL; via the exons ATGCAACCATTCCGTGGGACTAGTTTGGCCTGGTTGGCGTTGATGATCGTTAACGTAGTCACGGCAACAAGAAAGAACGAACGAGAGGCTGTCCTGATCCCAGGAGATATAGTCCTGGGGGGGCTGTTTCCGGTTCATGAAAAAGGTGGCTCGTCCTGCGGTCCGAAAATCTACAACCGAGGAGTACAGAGGCTCGAGGCGATGCTGTTTGCCGTTGACCAGATAAATAAGCAGCATGAAATTCTACCGGGAATAGCGCTAGGTGTTCACATACTGGACACTTGCAGCCGGGACACTTACGCGTTAAATCAGAGCCTCCACTTTGTCAGAGCATCGCTGTCCAATCAGGACATAAGTGTTCTGGAGTGTGCCGACCGTTCGACGCCGAGGGTTCGCAAGAGCGCGAACGCCGGTCCCGTTTATGGAGTCATCGGGGGCTCGTACAGCTCAGTTTCACTCCAGGTGGCAAACCTCTTGCGGCTATTTCACATACCGCAAATATCGCCGGCCTCGACCGCGAATGCGTTAAGTGACAAAACACGATTCGACTATTTCGCCCGCACCGTGCCCCCGGACACCTTCCAGTCCATGGCCCTCGTGGACGTGGTCAAGAGCGTCAACTGGTCCTACGTCTCGACCATTTACTCGGAAGGCTCTTACGGCGAGTACGGAATCGAAATGTTCACGCGTCAGGCGAACGACAGGAACGTGTGCATCGCAGCCGCCGAAAAGGTGCCCAGCGCCGCGGACGATAAGGTGTTCGACAACATTATCGCTAAGCTCCTCAAGAAGCCCAACGCCAGAGCTGTCCTTCTCTTCACTAGAGCCGAGGACGCCAGACGGATATTGGAGGCTGCTCGTCGCTCGAACCTGACCCAACCGTTCCAGTGGATCGCGAGCGACGGCTGGGGGAAGCAGATCAAGCTTGTCGAGGGCCTTGAAGACGTCGCTGAAGGCGCGATCACGGTTGAACTTCAGTCCGAAAATCTGCCTGGCTTTGATGATTACATGGCCTCGCTCACTCCAGAGACAAATCGACGGAATCCGTGGTTCGGCGAGTACTGGGAAGACGCTTTCGCCTGCACCCTGCAGAAGAACGTACCCCTGGTCACCAACCACACGATCAACGTTTGCTCCTCGAGGTTTCAGCTGACACCGGCATACGGCTACGAACAAGAGTCCAAGGTCCAGTTCGTCGTCGATGCTGTATACGCCTTTGCCTACGCGCTGCACAACCTGCAGAGTGATCTCTGCGGACGGAACGTGGGGCTTTGTCCAGCTATGGTCAACTTCGACAGGGGTGTATTCTACAGGAGTTATCTCCTCAATGTTTCTTTCACTG atGCTGCCGGCAGCGAGGTGAAGTTTGACGAGCACGGAGATGGCTTGCCACGCTACGATATTTTGAACTTTCGCAAGGTCGATCCGAACGGCACCAACGGATACTATTACCGG GTAGTGGGAAAGTGGTATAACAAGTCCCTCAATATCAGCACGGATGATCTGGTCTGGTCGAAGGGAGCAACGGAAATTCCTATCTCGGCTTGTTCGCTGCCCTGCGCTGCCGGGATGATAAAGAAACAGCAGGGTGACACGTGCTGCTGGGTCTGCGACCAGTGCGAATCGTATGAGTACGTGTTCGACGAAAAGACGTGCAAGGAGTGCGAGGAGAACCACTGGCCACACCCTGACAAAAAGGGCTGCTACGAACTACCGATAACTTACGTTAAGTGGAGCAGTGCATTCGCTATTGTTCCCGCGGTGATCTCGTGTCTAGGGATCACCGCAACTCTCGCGGTTGGAGGTCTCCTCTTCCGGCACAGAGACACACCCGTTGTTCGGGCTTCCGGAAGAGAGTTGACCGGCATTCTTTTGGCCGGAGTACTCGTATGTTACTTGAACACTTTCGTCCTCCTGGCGAAGACGACCACCGTCACCTGCGTCCTGCAACGATTCGGCGTCGGTGTTAGTTTCAGTGCGGTTTATGGTGCCCTCCTCACAAAGACCAATAGAATAGCGAGAATATTCGACTCAGCATCGAGGTCCGCCCGCAGGCCTCGGTACATCAGCCCCACATCTCAGGTCTGCATCGCCACTGCCCTGATCGCCTTCCAAGTGGTCATAACCCTGGTCTGGATGATAGTCGAGCCGCCGGGTACGAAGAAATTTCAACCCGACAGAACGCAGGTGATAATTCGGTGCAACATCCAGCACATGAGCTTCCTCTTCTCCCAACTCTACAACGCCTTGTTGATCGTAATATCGACTATCTACGCGGTCAAGACCCGCAAGATACCCGAGAACTTTAACGAGAGCAAGTTCATAGGGTTTACGATGTACACCACCTGCATAATATGGCTAGCCTTTGTCCCCATTTACTTCGGGACCGAGAACTCTCACGAGACCCAAATCACCACCCTGTGCATTGCCATCAGCCTCAGTGCATCGGTTGCGCTGGTCTGTCTCTACTCGCCGAAAGTCTACATCATCATATTTCAACCGGACAAAAATATTCGCGGAAAGGTAACCATGAGCGGCAGCACGTTTAAGAAGCAGGGTAGCAGTGCAGGTGCATCTTCGGTCACGAAAT GTACCGCATGCGATGGACCGAGCGAAAACGTCCCTCTCCAGCCGGCAATCAACGCTACAGCCCAAACGTCAGTTGGCACACCACAAACTCCAACACGTACCGTCCTTGCGTTTAAACCCGTCAACGAGGAAGCAGTTGCTCAGCTTTAG
- the LOC124183999 gene encoding putative tyrosine-protein kinase Wsck, whose amino-acid sequence MILLWILTSVLGGITFAQEAYEYKGCYRNLEADVDFPVLAVSHPSSPSECIRECGSRYYMFAGLMNDQQCYCGSEYGRSGPSLGCTIYCVAEPTALCGSLDSVSVYSTGLKGPSPPRHIQLIRSEPGALQITWEPPNVPNGKLIAYNLRAVSLTSHASGFLPTIEIQVQGGSSNTTTMRGLQPGTNYNVSIVAVNTHGSGSAAYSTNWTLIGQPDKPDPPKIVNKTDTTVTVVLAKGSSESGPVSRYQVVVVRAGTIPPTDSDRTYPGYEQSREEGLGYYVTGEFEAGDYERYKTFTIGDGRRNGRFYNAPLDTRSSMPHIGLIVTSEIRDEKKYSYSELTNTVSAGLEAPKPRGASATVVVLYVAIVLLGVLLLASVLTYVVLRRRHARSRAKHSSEQQELTLQGPVCEVDNMAYVPEDVPERKNHYQDLKSKVWSIPKNFLVIDAAVVRRGRFGTVHMGTVQINGVPKTATVHTISDGLLRASEKKAMLRELDVCIRVGSHINLAGLIGTCETPESLYVVIEMPPQTLKNRLLAARSGDPLPPNQILSVGVSVASALLHLQNHKIVHTCLCARSVGLESDGTPKLMGHGIAKYALEDIKYIRWKALELLNNEKWHQEGVVWAFGVLLWEIFSMGGTPYADLVGDDEVEDAIRRHVRLPQLRDMPDPFYEVMLSCWSTNRDERPTLDELVRIDTLSVCPITSVTEPYIPELELN is encoded by the exons ATGATTCTTCTTTGGATACTGACTTCAGTGCTCGGTGGCATCACTTTTGCCCAGGAGGCTTACGAATATAAGGGATGCTACCGAAACTTGGAAGCTGATGTGGACTTTCCAGTACTGGCAGTCAGTCATCCGAGCTCGCCATCCGAATGTATCCGGGAATGCGGTTCCCGATATTACAT GTTTGCAGGTCTGATGAACGACCAGCAATGCTACTGCGGCAGCGAATACGGAAGAAGCGGTCCTTCCTTAGGGTGCACAATCTATTGCGTAGCTGAGCCCACCGCGCTGTGCGGTTCACTTGACTCCGTAAGCGTTTACAGCACTGGGCTAAAAG GTCCAAGTCCACCAAGACACATTCAACTGATCCGCAGCGAGCCTGGAGCGCTTCAGATAACCTGGGAGCCACCAAACGTCCCGAACGGTAAACTGATAGCCTACAACCTTCGGGCGGTCTCTCTGACGTCGCATGCCTCTGGTTTCCTGCCTacgattgaaattcaagtGCAAGGCGGTTCGTCGAACACGACAACAATGCGGGGTCTGCAGCCTGGCACGAATTACAACGTCTCAATAGTCGCGGTGAACACTCACGGTAGCGGATCGGCAGCTTATTCCACAAATTGGACGTTGATCGGTCAACCAGACAAGCCGGACCCCCCGAAGATCGTGAACAAAACGGACACCACGGTGACCGTTGTGCTGGCCAAGGGCTCGAGCGAATCGGGCCCGGTAAGTCGGTACCAAGTGGTCGTCGTCAGGGCAGGAACGATCCCACCGACGGACAGTGATCGGACTTATCCAGGCTACGAACAGTCCAGGGAGGAAGGCTTGGGCTACTACGTGACCGGAGAGTTCGAGGCCGGTGACTACGAGCGGTACAAGACCTTCACGATCGGGGACGGCAGAAGAAACGGTCGCTTCTACAACGCGCCGTTGGACACACGGTCGTCGATGCCGCACATTGGGCTGATCGTGACGTCCGAGATTAGGGATGAGAAGAAGTACAGCTACTCGGAGTTGACTAATACTGTTTCGGCGGGCCTAGAAGCCCCCAAACCCAGAGGTGCCAGCGCGACCGTGGTCGTCCTCTACGTGGCCATCGTTCTCCTCGGGGTCTTGCTCCTCGCATCCGTCCTGACTTACGTCGTTTTGCGGCGGCGGCACGCCAGGAGCCGGGCCAAGCATTCGTCCGAACAGCAGGAGCTCACGCTTCAGGGACCTGTTTGCGAGGTGGATAATATGGCGTACGTGCCTGAGGACGTTCCTGAGCGGAAGAACCACTACCAGGACTTGAAGAGCAAGGTGTGGAGCATCCCGAAGAACTTTCTGGTCATCGACGCAGCAGTTGTTCGCCGCGGAAGATTTGGGACCGTTCACATGGGGACGGTGCAGATAAACGGGGTCCCGAAGACCGCCACCGTTCACACCATATCCGACGGCCTCCTCAGGGCCTCGGAGAAGAAGGCGATGCTGAGGGAGCTTGACGTCTGCATAAGAGTTGGAAGCCACATCAATTTGGCGGGACTTATCGGCACCTGTGAGACTCCTGAGTCGCTCTACGTCGTCATTGAGATGCCGCCGCAGACCCTGAAGAATCGATTGCTCGCCGCGAGGTCCGGCGATCCTCTACCTCCCAATCAGATACTCTCCGTTGGTGTGTCCGTCGCCTCAGCGCTGCTTCACCTACAGAATCACAAGATCGTTCACACCTGTCTCTGCGCCAGAAGCGTCGGTCTCGAAAGCGACGGCACTCCCAAGCTGATGGGACACGGGATAGCGAAGTATGCTCTTGAGGACATCAAATACATCCGCTGGAAGGCTCTCGAGCTCCTGAACAACGAGAAGTGGCACCAGGAGGGCGTCGTCTGGGCCTTCGGGGTCCTCTTGTGGGAGATATTCAGCATGGGGGGGACGCCTTACGCGGATTTAGTCGGCGATGACGAGGTCGAGGACGCCATCAGACGACACGTTAGACTACCTCAGCTCAGGGATATGCCGGATCCGTTTTACGAAGTGATGCTGTCCTGCTGGAGCACCAATCGGGACGAAAGACCGACGCTCGACGAACTTGTCAGAATC gACACCTTGAGCGTCTGCCCGATCACATCTGTTACGGAACCTTATATCCCGGAATTGGAGCTGAATTAG
- the LOC124184001 gene encoding protein trapped in endoderm-1-like, with amino-acid sequence MEAELLSVNMTGNYTDHSTFPRPVTIIAAVCAIVFGIVGVTGNLITAIALLKYPRIRKHATTAFVISLSISDLVFSAINMPVTASRYIELHWILGDVMCRIFPIFFYGNVAVSLLSMVGITINRYLLISRPDIYPEIYTERRITMMLVGIWVVSFSILIPSLLDKWGTLGLDEKTFSCTILKKDGRSPKKLLFIIGFAIPCFVIILSYLCIYWRVRQSLKKLQAHSGGKRGGFQRKEDSRVTRLMLTIFVCFLLCFMPLMVANVVDEEMERPVFNVIASILSWASSVINPFIYAGTNRLYREAYKQLLCPPRTSNKNFRPPRPTHSHSSKVSTPNVT; translated from the exons ATGGAGGCCGAATTACTTTCGGTTAATATGACCGGCAATTACACCGATCATTCGACGTTTCCGAGGCCTGTAACCATCATCGCCGCTGTCTGCGCCATCGTTTTTGGAATCGTTGGAGTCACAG gCAACCTGATCACGGCGATAGCTCTCCTCAAGTATCCAAGGATAAGGAAACATGCCACCACCGCATTTGTAATCAGTCTGAGTATTTCGGATCTAGTATTTTCGGCGATCAATATGCCCGTCACAGCGAGTCGCTACATCGAGTTACATTGGATTCTCGGTGACGTGATGTGCAGGATATTTCCAATATTCTTCTACGGAAATGTCGCGGTTTCTCTGCTCAGCATGGTCGGCATAACGATCAACAG ATACCTGTTGATTTCGAGGCCGGACATTTACCCGGAGATATACACAGAGCGAAGAATAACGATGATGCTGGTTGGTATATGGGTGGTCAGCTTCAGTATCCTGATACCATCGCTGCTGGATAAATGGGGAACTCTTGGGTTGGATGAGAAAACATTCTCATGCACGATACTGAAGAAGGACGGTAGGAGTCCAAAGAAGTTGCTGTTCATTATCGGTTTTGCGATACCGTGTTTTGTGATAATCTTGTCCTATCTCTGCATTTACTGGCGGGTCCGTCAGagcttgaaaaaattgcaagccCATTCCGGAGGTAAACGGGGTGGTTTTCAACGCAAGGAAGACTCGCGGGTTACGCGACTTATGCTGACGATATTCGTTTGCTTTTTACTCTGCTTCATGCCGCTGATGGTCGCCAACGTCGTCGACGAGGAAATGGAGAGGCCAGTTTTCAACGTTATAGCCTCCATACTATCGTGGGCTTCGTCTGTCATCAACCCCTTCATTTACGCCGGCACCAACAGACTTTACAGAGAAGCTTACAAGCAACTTTTGTGCCCACCGAGGACgagtaacaaaaattttagacCTCCAAGGCCGACTCATTCTCATTCTAGCAAAGTTTCAACGCCAAACGTGACGTAG